The genomic window TGAGTCCATTGCCAGCCTCTGGCGTTGGTGGAAGCTGCCCGTGCCACAGGCCCCAGTGGCGCCGCTTCAAACGATGATCGAGGATCTCCCTGAGGCTCAGTGGCATGCGCGCGAGGAGACCGAGCGCCTGCTCGGGATGATGTCTCCGCTGAACCGGGCAAAGGTGGAGCAGGCTGCGTCTCAGCCTGGCAGAACAGTGGGCCTTCTTTACAGACGTACTAGAGCAGGCGGACAGCGAGCGGAGGTCCGGTTCGACGGAATAGCCGGCTGCCTGAGAACTCCGCAGGGAGGATCGAGCAGACAGACCGTGGTGGTTGCAGACTGCGGCGCGGTTCGCACCAGGCTGCTCGCCCCTCGGGAGGCCGCCAGGCTGATGGGCGTCCCTGATTCATACTGGCTGCCGCCAAATTACAACAACTCATATCGGGCGATGGGGGATGCAGTTGCTGTGCCGGTAGTGCAGTGGCTATCAAAGCACCTTCTGCTCCCTCTTGCTGAGGCCTGCGCAGCCGAACAGTGCGGCATTAGGGGAGCATCCATTGGTCAGTCCAATCAGGCGTCATTGTCGCGATCAGCTGCCGAAAAACTGGCAGTCACATGGACGAGATCGCATTGGGGTAAATCTGACGACTCTGAAACAGCTTCCAGCTACGCTGAGCGACTGGTACGAGAGTGAGTGCCCGAATGCCGACGAGGAGCCGAGGAGATACGTGATCTGTGCCGGGCTGGCAGTCTTGGAGCAGATGAGAAACACATTTCCCATACGGGAAAGCGACTATATCACCGATGGCAATCAGGTAAAAGCCAGCGGAACCCTCATCAAGTCCATACTGAAGCGTTACGGGGAAAGACGCACTCTCTCAACTGAGGGCGGTCGGACCACAAGGGGAACTCGGCGAGCACAGTAGAGCGAGGATAGCGGGCATGCTCCGGGCTCTTCTGGAGGAGTACAACCGGCGCGTTGCAGCAGTCGAGACCGAT from Clostridia bacterium includes these protein-coding regions:
- a CDS encoding DNA cytosine methyltransferase, whose product is MANPLTFYEFFAGAGLARLGLGTDWRCVWANDIDPRKAEVYTANFGAADLHIGDVSEIRAESLPPRADMAWASFPCQDLSLAGWRHGMTARRSGTFWAFWRMMRDLYDNADRPPVIALENVVGLLYGDSFLGLCESLAALGLQFGAVVVDAKRFLPQSRPRVFVIAADSRVDCGRFVESTPSQSDWFTSPVLLAAAQLPESIASLWRWWKLPVPQAPVAPLQTMIEDLPEAQWHAREETERLLGMMSPLNRAKVEQAASQPGRTVGLLYRRTRAGGQRAEVRFDGIAGCLRTPQGGSSRQTVVVADCGAVRTRLLAPREAARLMGVPDSYWLPPNYNNSYRAMGDAVAVPVVQWLSKHLLLPLAEACAAEQCGIRGASIGQSNQASLSRSAAEKLAVTWTRSHWGKSDDSETASSYAERLVRE
- a CDS encoding DUF4928 family protein — encoded protein: MICAGLAVLEQMRNTFPIRESDYITDGNQVKASGTLIKSILKRYGERRTLSTEGGRTTRGTRRAQ